A single region of the Ictalurus punctatus breed USDA103 chromosome 26, Coco_2.0, whole genome shotgun sequence genome encodes:
- the LOC108258561 gene encoding E3 ubiquitin/ISG15 ligase TRIM25-like — protein MKMAEARILDDHFSIGQFSCPVCLDLLKDPVTTPCGHSYCKVCINGFWDEEDEKDVYSCPQCRDTFTPRPVLHRNNMLAEVVVKLKKTEVQAASPAHCYAGPGDVECDLCIGKKRKAVNSCLMCLASFCETHLKRHLELPALKKHTLIEASSKLQENICSQHDKLIEIYCRTDQRCICSLCMLENHKAHDAVSLSAERTEKQSELKKEQMKSQQRIQEKQKKVQELKQAVNTIKSHAQTAMKDSERIFTEMISSLKKKRSKVTELIRAQEKAELSRAERLLEQLEQEITDLQRRVTELEQLSHTHDDIHFLQSFRSSVSVREDSPSITVHQHLSFDGVRNSLSVLKKRFKEFCEEEFNKIPPHAAAVQKISLSKLKSREDFLKCFCYLTLDPNTANHYLILFEKNRVMTFGVKNQQYSNHPERFDFYKQVLCKESVCGRCYWEVEWSRDVDISVSYKGIRRKGEGNECGFGLNNQSWSLRCSSSSLSFYHNNIKTDLRGPSSSRIGVYVDHSAGSLSFYSISDTMKLLHRVHTTFTQPLYAGFGVWGHVSLCDPK, from the exons atgaAAATGGCAGAGGCTCGTATTTTAGATGATCACTTTTCAATAGGTCAGTTCAGCTGTCCAGTGTGTCTGGATCTCCTGAAGGATCCAGTGACTACCCCCTGTGGTCACAGTTActgtaaggtgtgtattaatggTTTCtgggatgaggaggatgagaagGATGTCTACAGCTGTCCTCAGTGCAGAGACACTTTCACTCCGAGGCCTGTTCTACACAGAAACAACATGCTGGCCGAAGTTGTGGTGAAACTGAAGAAGACTGAAGTCcaagctgcttctcctgctcactgttacgctggacctggggatgtggagtgtgatttaTGCATCGGGAAGAAACGCAAAGCCGTCAACTCCTGTCTGATGTGTCTGGCTTCCTTTTGTGAAACTCATCTTAAACGTCACCTTGAACTTCCTGCTTTAAAAAAGCACACATTAATCGAAGCCTCTTCAAAACTCCAAGAGAATATCTGCTCTCAACACGACAAACTGATCGAGATCTACTGTCGTACTGACCAAAGGTGTATTTGTTCTTTGTGCATGTTGGAGAATCACAAAGCACACGACGCTGTATCACTTTCAGCAGAGAGAACTGAGAAACAG AGTGAGTTAAAGAAGGagcagatgaaatcccagcagagaatccaggaaaagcagaagaaggtgcaggagctgaaacagGCTGTGAACACGATTaag TCCCATGCTCAGACAGCAATGAAGGACAGTGAGAGGATCTTTACTGAGATGATCAGCTCCTTGAAGAAAAAGCGCTCAAAGGTGACGGagctgatcagagctcaggagaaggctgaactgagtcgagctgaacgactcctggagcaactggagcaggagatcactgatcttcagaggagagtcactgagctggagcagctttcacacacacacgatgacaTCCACTTCCTCCAG AGTTTCCGGTCCTCTGTGTCTGTACGTGAGGATTCACCCAGCATCACTGTCCATCaacatctctcatttgatggagtgaggAATTCTCTCTCAGTTCTGAAGAAGCGATTCAAGGAATTCTGTGAGGAGGAATTCAACAAAATCCCTCCACATG CTGCAGCAGTTCAGAAGATTTCACTCTCAAAGTTAAAGAGCAGAGAAGATTTTCTGAAAT gTTTCTGTTATCTGACTCTGGATCCCAACACGGCAAATCATTACCTCATTCTGTTTGAGAAGAACAGAGTGATGACTTTCGGTGTGAAAAATCAGCAGTACTCTAatcatccagagagatttgactTCTATAAGCAGGTGTTatgtaaggagagtgtgtgtggacgctgttactgggaggtggagtggAGCCGTGATGTGGACATCTCAGTCTCATATAAAGGCATCAGGAGGAAAGGAGAGGGTAATGAGTGTGGGTTTGGACTCAACAATCAGTCATGGAGTCTGcggtgttcttcttcttctctctctttctatcacaacaacattaaaactGATCTCAGAGGTCCATCAtcctccagaataggagtgtatgtggatcacagtgcaggaagtctgtccttctacagcatctctgacacgatgaagctcctccacagagtccacaccacattcactcaaCCTCTATACGCTGGGTTTGGGGTTTGGGGACATGTGAGTTTGTGTGACCCAAAATAA
- the LOC108258559 gene encoding tripartite motif-containing protein 16-like — translation MKMAEARISVDQFSVDQFSCPVCLDLLKDPVAIHCGHSYCKVCINGYWDQEDEKGVYSCPQCKDTFTPRPVLHRNNMLAQVVEKLKKTEVQAASPAHCYAGSGDVECDFCTGRKHKAIKSCLMCLTSFCETHLKPHLELPTLKTHTLIEASSKLQEKICSQHDEVLRIYCRTDKRCICFLCMLDNHKGHDAVSLSAERTEKQSELKEEQMKSQQRIQEKQKKVQELKQTVNTIKSHAQTAVEDNERIFTEMISSMEKKHSEVTELIRAQEKAELSRAERLLEQMEQEITDLQRRVTELEQLSHTQDHIHFLQSFWSLCVSSGREDSPCITVHQHLSFDGLRNSLSDLKKRFEKFCEEEFSKVPPHATTVPPSEPKSREDFLKCFCFLTLDPKTAHHYLRLSEQNRAVASSWNQQPFSDHPETFDFYKQVLCKESVCGCCYWEVKWSGVGVYISVSYKDIRRKGLGNECGFGRNNQSWSLRCSSSSLSFYHSNIKTDLRVPSSSRIGVYVDHSAGSLSFYSISDTMKLLHRVHTTFTQPLYAGFGVYGGTVRLCDPK, via the exons ATGAAAATGGCAGAGGCTCGTATTTCAGTAGATCAATTTTCAGTGGATCAGTTCAGCTGTCCAGTGTGTCTGGATCTCCTGAAGGATCCGGTGGCTATCCACTGTGGTCACAGTTActgtaaggtgtgtattaatggctACTGGGATCAGGAGGATGAGAAGGGAGTCTACAGTTGTCCTCAATGCAAGGACACTTTCACTCCGAGGCCTGTTCTACACAGAAACAACATGCTGGCTCaagtggtggagaaactgaagaagactgaagtccaagctgcttctcctgctcaTTGTTACGCTGGATctggagatgtggagtgtgatttctgcaccgggagaaaacacaaagccaTCAAGTCCTGTCTGATGTGTCTGACTTCCTTTTGTGAAACTCATCTTAAACCTCATCTTGAACTTCCTACATTGAAGACGCACACCTTAATCGAAGCCTCCTCAAAACTCCAAGAGAAGATCTGCTCTCAACATGATGAAGTGCTTAGGATCTACTGTCGTACTGACAAAAggtgtatttgttttttgtgcatGTTGGATAATCACAAAGGACACGACGCTGTATCACTTTCAGCAGAGAGAACTGAGAAACAG AGCGAGTTAAAGGAGGagcagatgaaatcccagcagagaatccaggagaagcagaagaaggtgcaggagctgaaacagaCTGTGAACACGATTaag TCCCATGCTCAGACAGCAGTGGAGGACAATGAAAGGATCTTTACTgagatgatcagctccatggagaaaaAGCACTCGGAGGTGACGGagctgatcagagctcaggagaaggCTGAACTGAGTCGAGCTGAACGACTCCTGGAGCAAATGGAGCAGGAGATCACTGATCTTcagaggagagtcactgagctggagcagctttcacacacacaagatcACATCCACTTCCTCCAG aGTTTCtggtctctctgtgtctcttctgGACGTGAAGATTCACCATGCATCACCGTCCATCaacatctctcatttgatggaTTGAGGAATTCTCTCTCAGATCTTAAGAAGAGATTTGAGAAATTCTGTGAGGAGGAATTCAGCAAAGTCCCTCCACATG CTACAACAGTTCCACCATCAGAGCCAAAGAGCAGAGAAGATTTTCTGAaat gtTTCTGTTTTCTGACTCTGGATCCCAAAACAGCACATCATTACCTCCGTCTGTCTGAGCAGAACAGAGCAGTGGCAAGCAGTTGGAACCAGCAGCCGTTCTCTGATCATCCAGAGACATTCGACTTCTATAAGCAGGtgttgtgtaaggagagtgtgtgtggatgctgTTACTGGGAGGTGAAGTGGAGCGGTGTTGGTGTGTACATCTCAGTCTCATATAAAGACATCAGGAGGAAAGGACTGGGTAATGAGTGTGGGTTTGGACGCAACAATCAGTCCTGGAGTCTGcgatgttcttcttcttctctgtctttctatcaCAGCAACATTAAAACTGATCTCAGAGTTCCATCAtcctccagaataggagtgtatgtggatcacagtgcaggaagtctgtccttctacagcatctctgacacgatgaagctcctccacagagtccacaccacattcactcaaCCTCTATACGCTGGGTTTGGGGTTTATGGAGGAACTGTGAGGTTGTGTGACCCGAAATAA